Proteins encoded within one genomic window of Mesobacillus subterraneus:
- the sdaAA gene encoding L-serine ammonia-lyase, iron-sulfur-dependent, subunit alpha has translation MFRNVAELVELAEKNNVKIAEIMIRQEVEVSGRSREEIIAQMDNNLQVMERAVERGLAGVKSQTGLTGGDAVLLQNYIATGKSLGGNLLLDAVSKAVATNEVNAAMGIICATPTAGSAGVVPGTLFAVKEKLNPTRMEMIEYLFTSAAFGFVVANNASISGAAGGCQAEVGSAAGMAAAAIVEMAGGTPQQSSDAFAITLKNMLGLVCDPVAGLVEVPCVKRNAMGASNAITAADMALAGITSRIPCDEVIGAMYAIGQTMPSALRETAEGGLAATPTGKRLEEEIFGKPKEKLVDYLLK, from the coding sequence ATGTTTCGTAATGTTGCGGAGCTTGTTGAATTAGCTGAAAAAAATAACGTGAAAATCGCCGAAATCATGATTCGGCAGGAAGTAGAAGTTTCAGGCCGTTCCCGTGAGGAGATCATTGCCCAGATGGACAATAATCTGCAAGTCATGGAACGCGCTGTGGAAAGAGGTTTGGCTGGAGTTAAATCCCAGACCGGTCTGACCGGCGGGGATGCTGTCCTGTTGCAAAACTATATCGCTACCGGAAAATCCCTTGGTGGCAATTTATTATTAGATGCCGTCAGCAAGGCGGTTGCCACGAATGAAGTGAACGCGGCAATGGGCATCATCTGCGCGACGCCGACTGCCGGATCAGCAGGCGTCGTTCCGGGGACGCTTTTTGCAGTAAAAGAAAAGCTGAACCCAACACGCATGGAAATGATTGAGTATTTGTTTACGTCTGCTGCCTTCGGTTTCGTCGTAGCAAATAACGCATCGATTTCCGGCGCAGCAGGCGGTTGCCAGGCAGAAGTCGGCTCCGCTGCCGGAATGGCTGCAGCAGCAATCGTCGAAATGGCTGGCGGAACACCGCAGCAGTCATCAGATGCTTTCGCGATCACGCTGAAAAACATGCTTGGATTAGTCTGCGACCCGGTTGCAGGACTAGTCGAAGTTCCATGTGTAAAAAGAAACGCGATGGGTGCATCGAACGCAATCACTGCGGCCGATATGGCACTGGCAGGCATCACAAGCCGAATCCCATGCGACGAAGTCATCGGTGCGATGTATGCGATCGGCCAGACAATGCCATCGGCACTTCGGGAAACAGCAGAAGGCGGACTTGCGGCAACACCTACAGGCAAGCGCTTAGAGGAAGAGATCTTCGGTAAGCCGAAGGAAAAACTGGTAGATTATTTATTAAAATAA
- a CDS encoding MerR family transcriptional regulator, which translates to MYKVSEFSKMTGLSKETLRYYAEIKLLEPVFIDPINKYRYYDNGSYLVARLLVHLRRFNFTIQEMLTVVNDESFENLEQIVWKKRQGLVYQVQELNELIEEMDDFFEFGMEDAEDD; encoded by the coding sequence ATGTACAAGGTAAGCGAATTTTCCAAAATGACGGGGCTCAGCAAGGAGACGCTCAGGTATTATGCGGAGATCAAACTGCTCGAGCCAGTATTCATCGACCCGATTAATAAGTACCGCTATTACGACAACGGATCCTATTTGGTGGCAAGATTATTGGTGCATCTGAGACGGTTTAATTTTACGATCCAGGAAATGTTGACCGTTGTGAACGATGAATCGTTTGAAAATCTTGAACAAATAGTATGGAAAAAGAGACAGGGACTAGTCTATCAGGTGCAGGAACTGAATGAACTCATTGAAGAAATGGATGATTTCTTCGAATTTGGGATGGAGGACGCAGAAGATGATTAA
- a CDS encoding PTS transporter subunit IIC produces MKDYVMPRIFKASTGIAQGIFVTLGIGLLIKNIGTSFEIDSLVQIGTIAISLMAPAVGAGVALMLGANALVIFSAMIAAAVGAGALSITEAGVLIKAGEPIGALLTATIATFVGKRITGKTPLDMMVIPLGTILIAGFAGLWLSTVIAPILTTVGGVIKASTAGNPLLSSIILAMVWGLFLISPASSVALAMALDLSGIAGGAALAGCAAHFIGFSIISWKENQLGGILAQGMCTPKVQLPNITKNPYILVPTLIASAIVGPLSALVFKIEAGKEIAGMGLSSFVAPLQLLTTYDLGFILPAMLITYILVPAAISYGIYLVLKKFGKIKENDLRLPN; encoded by the coding sequence ATGAAAGACTATGTCATGCCAAGAATATTTAAAGCTTCAACAGGAATCGCACAGGGGATTTTCGTCACTCTGGGAATAGGACTATTAATAAAAAATATTGGGACAAGCTTTGAAATCGATTCACTCGTGCAAATCGGTACCATTGCAATCAGTTTAATGGCACCAGCGGTTGGGGCCGGTGTGGCTCTTATGCTTGGAGCCAATGCTCTCGTCATTTTTTCTGCCATGATTGCGGCAGCGGTTGGAGCAGGCGCTTTGTCTATCACTGAGGCTGGTGTGCTGATTAAAGCTGGTGAACCAATTGGTGCCTTGTTAACGGCAACAATCGCTACCTTTGTGGGCAAAAGAATCACCGGAAAAACACCTTTGGATATGATGGTCATCCCACTGGGAACCATTTTAATAGCAGGATTTGCAGGACTCTGGCTATCAACAGTAATTGCACCTATTTTAACCACTGTCGGTGGCGTCATCAAAGCATCTACAGCGGGAAATCCGCTTCTATCTTCTATTATTCTAGCGATGGTTTGGGGCTTGTTCCTTATTTCTCCGGCTTCATCAGTAGCTCTGGCTATGGCGCTTGATTTAAGCGGAATTGCAGGCGGTGCGGCCTTGGCTGGCTGTGCAGCACATTTTATCGGCTTCTCCATCATCTCTTGGAAAGAAAACCAGCTTGGCGGAATCCTTGCTCAGGGTATGTGCACACCTAAAGTCCAACTGCCGAACATTACAAAAAACCCTTATATCCTGGTGCCAACTTTGATTGCAAGTGCGATCGTCGGACCTTTGTCCGCTCTTGTCTTCAAAATTGAAGCTGGAAAAGAGATTGCGGGTATGGGATTAAGTTCTTTCGTCGCACCATTACAACTTCTGACAACTTATGATCTTGGTTTCATTCTGCCAGCGATGCTGATTACGTACATCCTTGTACCAGCAGCCATCTCTTATGGTATTTACCTGGTGCTTAAGAAGTTCGGTAAAATTAAAGAGAACGATTTGAGATTGCCAAACTGA
- a CDS encoding sigma-70 family RNA polymerase sigma factor, translating to MNDGRRNELDNLYRRYTKPLYYFLLKLSGSHQLAEDLVQETFVRATISLSFYENEDVRALAFQGGPRNAYLDEWRRRQRRKWVPFADYLFAKDEMASPYGLPEDEAIQAETSDDLEQLMTYLPEQYRSILYLREVEMFSYQEIQEALDLTENQVKVTLHRALARKKLAQIAEKQGWKDDEHGMD from the coding sequence ATGAATGACGGCAGAAGGAATGAACTCGACAATTTATATAGAAGGTACACGAAGCCCCTTTATTATTTTCTGTTGAAGCTTTCGGGCTCGCATCAGCTGGCCGAGGATTTGGTGCAGGAAACATTTGTCCGCGCAACGATTTCGCTTTCTTTTTACGAGAATGAGGATGTGAGGGCCCTGGCTTTTCAAGGTGGCCCGCGCAATGCCTATCTGGATGAATGGCGGAGGAGACAGCGGAGGAAGTGGGTCCCGTTTGCGGATTACTTGTTTGCAAAAGATGAGATGGCGAGTCCTTACGGGCTTCCGGAGGATGAAGCGATACAGGCAGAAACATCCGACGACCTGGAGCAGCTAATGACCTATTTGCCGGAGCAGTACCGGTCGATTCTCTATTTGCGCGAGGTCGAGATGTTCAGTTATCAGGAAATACAGGAAGCGCTCGACCTGACCGAGAACCAGGTGAAAGTGACATTACATAGGGCCTTGGCCCGGAAAAAGCTTGCGCAAATTGCGGAAAAACAAGGATGGAAGGACGATGAACATGGAATGGACTAA
- a CDS encoding SRPBCC family protein, whose product MIKWYEERIIPVNIETIWTLFQLENIQRIMPNVVENKVIEKKEGVVGSKYEQKYKEGKRIETYIVEDLEYENTPDKKHNKIGFTLAKAFQVEAAFTLVKVGEDETRFIYQGQNTGLNFLGKTLLKLGGEKNNKKVVTDFMDTVVEEALKEAKK is encoded by the coding sequence ATGATTAAATGGTACGAAGAGCGGATCATTCCGGTCAATATCGAGACAATCTGGACATTATTTCAGCTGGAGAATATCCAGAGAATCATGCCAAATGTGGTAGAGAACAAGGTGATCGAAAAGAAAGAAGGAGTCGTCGGCTCGAAGTACGAGCAGAAATATAAAGAAGGTAAGCGAATCGAAACGTATATCGTTGAAGACCTCGAGTACGAAAACACTCCTGATAAAAAACACAATAAAATCGGATTCACACTGGCCAAAGCATTTCAGGTTGAAGCGGCGTTCACGCTGGTCAAGGTCGGGGAGGATGAAACCAGGTTTATTTATCAAGGGCAGAATACTGGGCTGAACTTCCTGGGCAAAACCTTGTTAAAGCTAGGTGGCGAGAAAAACAACAAAAAGGTCGTTACAGATTTTATGGATACAGTGGTAGAAGAAGCTTTGAAAGAAGCGAAGAAATGA
- a CDS encoding ASCH domain-containing protein — protein MTEQNNALPPKTCEIERLVTMEDDVNKVLEGKKTATRRNGRYADVGEVMELKGKKFVVDHVYSQSLGELTDGDARREGFETIEEYKQSILSYHPGMPWLPQMRVWVHEFSPVEE, from the coding sequence ATGACTGAACAGAATAATGCTTTACCGCCAAAAACATGTGAAATCGAGCGTCTCGTAACAATGGAAGACGACGTCAATAAGGTACTGGAAGGCAAGAAAACCGCGACTCGCCGCAACGGCCGTTATGCTGATGTGGGCGAAGTGATGGAGTTAAAAGGAAAGAAATTCGTCGTGGACCATGTTTATTCCCAATCACTTGGAGAGTTGACAGATGGGGATGCCCGCCGTGAAGGCTTTGAAACGATCGAGGAGTACAAGCAGTCAATTCTATCGTATCACCCTGGAATGCCTTGGCTTCCGCAAATGCGCGTATGGGTGCATGAATTCAGCCCTGTCGAAGAATAA
- a CDS encoding Lrp/AsnC family transcriptional regulator, giving the protein MDQVDKNILHHLQEDGRISMTELGRRVGLSVPAVKERVKRLEENGTILGYRAILNPKKVNKQVLAFILFDSKRCKEFREFCIEHPMVVECHRLAGQYSYLVKILAGSVENLEEFIDESMAYGHPSTLINLSSPVEFKHIT; this is encoded by the coding sequence ATGGACCAGGTGGATAAAAATATTTTGCACCATCTTCAGGAAGACGGCAGGATTTCAATGACTGAACTAGGCAGGCGAGTGGGGTTATCCGTCCCTGCGGTGAAGGAGCGAGTAAAACGACTCGAGGAAAATGGAACGATTCTTGGATATCGTGCGATTCTCAATCCCAAAAAAGTGAACAAGCAAGTACTGGCTTTTATCCTGTTCGATTCCAAGCGCTGTAAGGAGTTCCGCGAATTCTGCATCGAGCATCCAATGGTCGTTGAATGCCACAGACTAGCTGGGCAATATAGTTACCTAGTAAAAATCCTTGCAGGTTCAGTGGAAAACCTTGAGGAGTTCATCGATGAATCAATGGCATATGGACATCCTTCAACTTTGATCAACTTGTCTTCACCTGTAGAATTCAAACATATTACATAA
- a CDS encoding L-lactate dehydrogenase — translation MQQHIRKVAIIGTGLVGSSAAYSILNQGICDELIMVDINKERAIGESLDLSHCIDFTNTRTKVHAGTYQDLGDVDIVVITAGPPPKPGQTRLDTLGIGAKIMEDMIPQIMASGFNGIFLIASNPVDIITYHVWKLSGLPRNRVIGTGTSLDSSRLKTYLSEILDVDPRSIYGYTMGEHGDSQFAAWSHISVGGKPLLEILDERKTQLGDIDLDQIVEDVKKVGFEILKRKGTTYYGIGNAIAFITKSIFNDDHRIIALSCVLDGEYGETELCIGVPAIITREGIKEVVELRLTEEEQRKFRNSTAVLRDYMSSIGYEEKLLATI, via the coding sequence ATGCAACAGCATATTAGAAAAGTGGCGATTATCGGAACAGGATTGGTTGGATCAAGTGCAGCATACTCCATCCTTAACCAGGGAATCTGTGACGAATTAATCATGGTTGATATAAATAAAGAAAGAGCAATCGGTGAATCATTGGATCTATCTCATTGCATTGATTTTACAAATACAAGAACGAAAGTCCATGCTGGAACTTATCAGGATTTGGGTGATGTTGACATCGTTGTCATCACGGCTGGTCCACCGCCGAAACCAGGACAGACTCGTCTCGATACACTGGGAATCGGTGCTAAAATCATGGAGGATATGATTCCGCAGATCATGGCGAGCGGTTTTAATGGCATCTTCCTGATCGCCTCAAACCCAGTTGATATCATCACATACCATGTGTGGAAGCTGTCAGGCTTACCAAGAAACCGTGTAATTGGAACGGGTACTTCCCTTGATTCTTCAAGACTGAAAACCTATTTATCTGAAATTCTCGATGTTGACCCGCGCAGTATTTACGGTTACACAATGGGTGAGCACGGTGATTCGCAATTCGCTGCATGGTCTCATATCTCCGTCGGTGGCAAGCCTCTTTTAGAAATTTTAGACGAGCGAAAAACACAGCTTGGCGATATCGATTTAGATCAAATTGTTGAAGATGTTAAAAAAGTAGGCTTTGAAATCCTGAAGAGAAAAGGGACAACTTATTATGGCATTGGGAATGCGATTGCCTTTATCACGAAATCCATTTTCAATGATGACCACCGAATCATTGCCCTCTCTTGTGTATTAGATGGAGAGTACGGTGAAACGGAACTTTGCATTGGTGTTCCTGCCATTATTACGAGGGAAGGAATCAAAGAAGTCGTCGAACTCAGATTAACAGAAGAGGAACAGCGCAAATTCAGGAATTCAACTGCTGTGCTTCGTGACTACATGTCTAGCATTGGCTATGAAGAAAAGTTATTAGCAACCATTTAA
- a CDS encoding anti-sigma factor has protein sequence MNMEWTKDKEKKILLKYRFTLTLKVIRVILATLFFFWLYMLIVTISYDALGLDKKHIFYSRVAMDWTQPNMHEDFGSIDSAEITPFFTQKISYPVYKMIGKEQELVGTKKLVKGIFPKNDTEYLKPRTEREHNFYLPEHPKTGNQLEANGRPGVWTKLDKVHEGTVAELSFSTKSYMTPEEMLEFLKPYDLDVLWMPLYTGELKEFETGWSGGGNSMSVNPFGFTGGRETGDDYNSQSKYGLEEKFTDLNKKLMLRQMKNLLENESTSYRENFLRLYHLEERYDYLMKEGFQVYGAVVTGPVKELLKLKENEQIQGANLGDMSYWNWSEE, from the coding sequence ATGAACATGGAATGGACTAAGGATAAAGAAAAGAAAATCCTATTAAAATACCGATTTACACTGACATTGAAGGTGATCAGGGTCATTCTTGCCACGCTGTTTTTCTTCTGGCTGTATATGTTGATTGTTACGATCAGTTATGACGCCTTGGGGCTTGACAAGAAACATATTTTTTACAGCAGGGTCGCGATGGACTGGACGCAGCCGAATATGCATGAGGACTTCGGCAGCATCGACTCAGCCGAAATCACACCTTTTTTTACACAAAAAATTTCTTATCCAGTCTACAAGATGATTGGGAAGGAACAGGAACTTGTCGGTACCAAAAAATTGGTCAAAGGAATCTTTCCAAAGAATGATACAGAATACCTCAAACCAAGAACTGAAAGGGAACACAATTTTTACCTGCCAGAACATCCGAAGACCGGAAACCAACTTGAAGCGAATGGGAGACCAGGAGTTTGGACGAAGCTGGATAAGGTTCACGAAGGCACGGTTGCCGAGCTATCCTTCTCGACAAAATCGTATATGACACCTGAGGAGATGCTGGAGTTTTTGAAGCCATATGATCTCGATGTGTTATGGATGCCGTTGTATACCGGTGAGCTGAAGGAGTTTGAAACAGGCTGGAGCGGCGGCGGTAATTCAATGTCTGTCAATCCATTTGGTTTCACGGGCGGGCGCGAAACTGGTGATGACTATAATTCCCAGAGCAAATACGGCCTTGAGGAAAAATTCACTGATTTAAACAAGAAATTGATGTTGCGGCAAATGAAAAATCTGCTCGAAAATGAATCAACCAGCTACCGGGAGAATTTCCTCAGACTCTACCATCTTGAAGAACGCTACGATTACCTGATGAAAGAAGGATTCCAGGTCTACGGTGCTGTCGTGACCGGTCCAGTAAAAGAATTGCTGAAGCTGAAAGAGAACGAGCAAATCCAGGGTGCCAACCTCGGGGATATGTCGTACTGGAACTGGTCTGAAGAATAA
- the sdaAB gene encoding L-serine ammonia-lyase, iron-sulfur-dependent subunit beta: MKYRSAFDIIGPVMIGPSSSHTAGAARIGRIARTLFEKQPTKAVISLYGSFAKTYKGHGTDLALVAGIMDFDTFDERIPNALKIAEELGLEVEFIAEDAVMEHPNTVKINLYDGQGKELEIVGISIGGGTVEITEINSFKLKLSGGNPAILVVHHDRFGLISAVTSVLSKHQINISHMEVSRKDKGDTAVMVIEMDNKIENGVYAELTALDGVDQVIRLVD, encoded by the coding sequence ATGAAATATCGTTCTGCATTTGATATTATAGGTCCGGTGATGATCGGTCCATCGAGTTCGCATACTGCCGGTGCTGCAAGGATTGGCCGCATAGCGCGGACATTATTCGAGAAGCAGCCGACAAAGGCTGTCATCTCCCTGTACGGCTCTTTTGCAAAGACCTATAAAGGACATGGAACAGATTTGGCACTCGTTGCTGGAATCATGGATTTTGATACCTTTGATGAACGGATTCCCAATGCGTTGAAAATCGCAGAGGAATTAGGCCTTGAAGTTGAATTCATTGCAGAGGATGCTGTTATGGAGCATCCGAACACTGTGAAAATAAATTTATATGATGGGCAAGGCAAGGAACTCGAAATCGTCGGGATTTCCATAGGGGGCGGAACGGTTGAAATTACCGAAATCAATTCGTTCAAATTGAAACTCTCTGGCGGTAACCCAGCGATCCTGGTCGTCCATCATGACCGATTCGGGCTTATTTCAGCTGTGACATCTGTCTTATCAAAACATCAAATTAACATCAGCCATATGGAAGTCTCCCGAAAAGATAAAGGAGATACAGCCGTAATGGTCATTGAAATGGATAACAAAATCGAGAACGGAGTTTATGCCGAGTTAACGGCCCTTGATGGGGTTGACCAGGTCATCCGTCTCGTTGACTAA
- a CDS encoding GGDEF domain-containing protein, which produces MFHNFETIEELKRSVYMWLLPIITVALIINSSLNDNSLFDIVVNTTLIIWFSISWVIAYTNSGIRLAEYVTLSLVSMYHVSTMFDVVSNDLAEQGGSLGDFIVWMPLIIMFFFLVLGTKRGLYYSIFIFTVTLAIGVIYSRQLTSESIDSLTQFHAANIVYILVLYYAQNMFRAFTERDLLKKYAYLDSLTRVVNRHQIDVWLEERLDSAENEGKPFSIIFFDIDHFKKVNDVFGHKIGDCVLKELSAIISGNLRDGDQFGRWGGEEFILITNSTGGQAYEKAERFRKLVESHCFKGAGSLTASFGVTDYQAGDNIDSLLNRADEGLYVSKNSGRNKVSVK; this is translated from the coding sequence GTGTTTCATAACTTTGAAACGATTGAGGAACTTAAACGAAGCGTATATATGTGGCTGCTCCCGATCATTACGGTTGCCCTGATCATCAATAGCTCTTTAAATGATAACAGCCTGTTCGATATAGTCGTTAATACAACACTGATTATCTGGTTTTCCATCAGCTGGGTTATAGCCTACACAAACAGTGGAATCCGACTAGCGGAATATGTCACTCTTTCTCTGGTGAGTATGTATCATGTCTCCACGATGTTTGATGTCGTTTCCAATGATCTCGCGGAACAAGGAGGTTCTTTGGGGGACTTCATTGTCTGGATGCCTCTCATCATCATGTTTTTCTTTTTGGTGCTTGGCACTAAAAGAGGACTGTACTATTCAATTTTCATATTCACCGTAACATTGGCAATCGGTGTGATATACAGCAGGCAGTTGACCTCTGAATCAATCGATTCACTCACGCAGTTCCATGCGGCGAATATCGTCTATATTCTGGTTCTTTATTACGCGCAAAATATGTTCCGCGCTTTTACAGAAAGAGATTTGCTCAAAAAGTACGCCTATCTCGACTCGCTGACCCGAGTGGTCAATCGGCACCAGATTGATGTCTGGCTTGAGGAAAGGCTCGATTCTGCGGAAAATGAAGGCAAACCGTTTTCCATCATCTTTTTCGATATTGATCATTTTAAAAAGGTCAATGATGTGTTTGGCCACAAGATCGGCGACTGTGTTCTGAAAGAGCTGTCTGCCATCATTTCCGGAAATCTACGTGACGGTGACCAGTTCGGACGCTGGGGCGGGGAGGAATTCATACTGATCACCAATAGTACCGGTGGACAAGCCTATGAAAAAGCAGAGCGTTTCCGGAAACTCGTCGAGAGCCACTGCTTTAAAGGAGCTGGCAGTTTGACAGCGAGCTTCGGGGTCACGGATTACCAGGCCGGAGACAATATTGATTCGTTGCTGAACCGTGCAGATGAAGGTTTGTACGTTTCGAAAAACTCTGGCAGGAATAAAGTCAGTGTGAAATAA